A single uncultured Acetobacterium sp. DNA region contains:
- a CDS encoding ABC transporter ATP-binding protein has product MKAKKRKYSFGAIGKRLSHYLKDKRHVIFFVAVALVASTIFAIFAPVVTKDVTDSIANSIAQNTDIDFGYIGQQLIILAVLYVLSAGFAYYATMRTTYLSQLAIKRLRTDIQEKLNKLTLNVLDQSERGDLLSRVTNDATTLSGALESNLTQILVQATSIIGIIIMMLVLNVQLSLIFFVAIPLSYFVMKLITKKTQVLFRRQQKELGALNGLIEEVYDGHLIVKSFNNEAKSAEKFDDINQRFFKSYLSSRFYSGLSAPLMKLINNIAYIGICVVGGIFVITGTLTIGGIQAFLIYANNIASPTALISNNLNFIQSGAAAAERIFEFLDREEELPDAGTEVLDVANAKGSIEFNHVEFGYIPERTLFHDVSLTAEPGEILAVVGPSGAGKTTLVNLLMRFYEINQGSIMLEGLNVKNLTKPNLRNAFGMVLQDTWLFDGTIEENIAYGKNGATREDVIAAAKKAQCDEFIRKLPLGYETRIGGDFTTLSEGECQLLAIARTIIADPKVLILDEATSSVDTRTEILITQAMEAMMKGRTTFIIAHRLFTIKNADKIIFMMEGDIKEVGSHAELMKLGGLYANLYLSASDN; this is encoded by the coding sequence GTGAAAGCTAAAAAAAGAAAATATAGTTTTGGCGCCATTGGTAAGCGGCTCAGTCATTATTTAAAGGATAAACGACATGTGATCTTTTTTGTCGCCGTTGCTTTGGTTGCCAGTACCATCTTTGCGATTTTTGCACCGGTTGTCACCAAAGATGTGACCGATAGCATTGCGAACAGTATTGCTCAAAATACGGATATTGACTTTGGTTATATCGGGCAGCAACTGATCATCCTAGCTGTTCTTTATGTCTTAAGTGCCGGGTTTGCCTATTACGCCACCATGCGAACCACCTATCTTTCCCAATTGGCGATTAAACGACTACGGACAGATATTCAGGAAAAACTGAATAAACTGACTCTGAATGTGTTGGATCAAAGTGAACGGGGAGATCTTCTTTCCCGGGTTACCAATGATGCCACTACCCTTTCAGGAGCACTGGAAAGTAATCTGACCCAGATCCTGGTTCAGGCAACCAGTATTATTGGTATTATTATCATGATGCTGGTGTTAAATGTGCAACTGAGTCTGATCTTCTTTGTTGCCATTCCGCTTTCTTATTTTGTAATGAAACTGATCACCAAAAAGACCCAGGTGCTTTTCAGAAGACAACAGAAGGAATTGGGCGCCTTGAATGGATTGATTGAAGAAGTCTATGATGGCCATTTAATTGTCAAGTCCTTTAATAATGAAGCAAAATCAGCGGAAAAATTTGATGATATCAATCAGCGGTTCTTTAAATCATATCTGAGCTCGCGGTTCTATTCAGGATTGAGCGCACCATTGATGAAGCTGATTAATAATATTGCCTATATTGGCATCTGTGTGGTGGGTGGTATTTTTGTTATTACCGGAACCCTGACCATCGGGGGGATTCAGGCATTTCTCATCTACGCCAATAATATTGCCAGCCCCACGGCCTTGATTTCCAATAATCTGAACTTCATCCAGTCCGGAGCAGCAGCGGCCGAACGGATCTTTGAATTTCTGGATCGGGAAGAGGAACTGCCAGACGCAGGCACCGAGGTGTTGGATGTTGCCAACGCCAAAGGCAGTATTGAATTTAATCATGTCGAGTTTGGTTATATTCCCGAACGAACCTTATTTCATGATGTATCTTTAACGGCCGAGCCGGGAGAAATTCTAGCGGTGGTTGGACCCAGTGGCGCTGGTAAGACAACCCTGGTTAACCTGCTGATGCGTTTTTATGAAATTAACCAGGGAAGTATTATGCTGGAAGGTCTGAATGTGAAAAACCTCACTAAGCCTAACTTGAGAAATGCTTTTGGGATGGTACTCCAGGATACCTGGCTGTTTGATGGTACCATCGAAGAAAATATTGCTTATGGCAAAAACGGGGCAACCCGGGAAGATGTCATCGCTGCCGCTAAAAAGGCTCAATGCGACGAATTTATCAGAAAACTGCCACTGGGTTATGAAACCCGGATTGGCGGTGATTTCACTACCCTGTCCGAAGGGGAATGCCAGCTGCTGGCCATTGCCCGAACCATTATTGCCGATCCCAAGGTATTAATTCTGGATGAGGCGACCTCGTCGGTGGATACCCGGACCGAAATACTGATTACCCAGGCCATGGAAGCGATGATGAAGGGACGAACGACCTTTATTATTGCCCATCGGCTGTTTACCATCAAAAATGCCGATAAGATTATTTTTATGATGGAAGGCGACATCA